GTAATCTGAATTAACTATACAATGCAAGTCTGCAAGATCTTTCTGGACCAGTGGGTGGGGGGGAAGTAAAAAGCATTGTGTGCAAGGCTGATTACTACTACTAACAATTTTATATGAAGTAGCAATTTACAGATGCAAGTTAATGTAATATCATTCATATTCAATATCATCATCGGTGTGGTATATTCAAGATCATCATCGGTGTGGTATATTCAATATCATCATCGATGTGGTATATGATGCAATGCATGCAACTTCAGAGGGACTCAGGACTCCAAGTACTAATGTTTAAGTGTACTGCATACATAGCAAATTCAGGTACTAACCCAAAGATAGCTTACTTTTTCACATGCAGTCAGAACCAGTGagttaaaaaaatattttagtgTTAGACTGCTTGCAGCTGTGACTAAATCTGAGGATGTTTCTGGTAGCTGGTTATATAGTGCAGCTAGTACTAACCTAAAACATCAGTTAaaagtgcatgtacatgtgatttaaGTGAAATGATACAAATCACTCATGCACCAGTGTAACTATTTAAGTGATACACTTAACTCACTAGCTGATTACAATATAATTAGTGGTTGAACAACAGAAAATCTATAAGCCAAAAAACAGAGCTAACATAATATGAATAAGAACACAAGTATTGTAGCTACAATCATAAACTCTTTCTCTACTAACAGTCAAGGTGTTAGTCGTTGAACAGTCCATGTTGAGTCACTTTGTCGAACAAAAACAATTCTGTCTTGCAAACAGTTAGTGTGTGCCTGCAGGAACTCAAAACAGGATGGTTCAATGACATAACCCATCCAGTTTGGTGGCTTAGGAATGGGAACACTCTCATCAGCATATTTCTGTTGTGTTTTCTCATATTCTTGCTTCAAAACAGTTTTGTTCTCTAtgacaacactttgcctttcaacACTAGCTACTAAAACCTGTAAAGGACGGGACTCAGTCTTGAAATATCTTGTAGACTCCTCATCTGATAGCTTCCTGATTTTGCCCTCAACACGAATTTGCCTGTCTAATGGTTTCCAGTAAAATACCACAGAAGCATTAGGGTTCTCTTCCAGTTCTCTGCCCTTTCTGCTGTATTGATCAGTACAAAACACTAAACCATTTGGTCCCATCTCAGTCATCAATACCATCCTCACTGAGGGAATAGCTGAAGCTGTGCAAGTAGCCAGTGCCATACTATTTGGTATAGggatagcatcacattctacaGCTTGTTTAAACCAGTGATGGAATTGAGGGTAGGGGTCATCTTGAGACACTAGATCATCTTTAGTGAAGTCAGGATAACCAGTACTAATAGATGTGTCAGTTGCATCCATTCTACAATGTTGTACCAAAAATATAACATaagtatataataataatattgttgtatCTGTACTTAAAGATTTATATGTATCCATCCATCCAAGTTACTTCTAATTTCACTACTTTGCAGAGAATGTTTAACTAtaccaccctaatagagcaatcacttcaACATGCATGTGATTAATACATAGATGAGTCAGAAAACTCACTGAGATGGTATACTCAACAATAACAAGACAGAAGTATACTTATCATACAAATTTGCAAGGTACatatcatacaatatggtagtaccATTAGTAGATATCATAGGGGGTTatgctttcttgcccaaaaatatcacccaaatccATTATAATAGCTTGGCACTATTGGTTAAACAAAACTAAGCCCATGTTGACCCTAAAACCCTCCCAACAGGTTTTTTCATAAaactttaaaaattattttattttctaccaactgactgactgcctgactaactgatgccccccccccagccaagcataactctacTGTGTgcctgattttttcacttttcGACATTGCTTTGGTCCATCACAGCAGTTACAATGCACACGTCATGTACTTAcctctcctttgtgtcctatttctttctccactactgtgGCAAAGCATCAGacgcacttcttgtactgttctttgtttgtaatgctgtataaggTGGAACCTGAAGAGGAATGGCTATTTTcacatttcagtaattgatagttataCATGCATCCAGTCGCACAATTAATTGTTATAATAATCTGGCAGATTAAGCAAAAGATGTTTTTGCATAGTTCAGCTACCACAGCCGGAACTAGCGAGTTCTACATTAATAATTTGAGTAGTAAACACTTTACTAtatagctgcatgtataatatcTCATGTAGTAGAAATAATGATTTAGAATTTAATTTAGCTGATTATATCAAATAGATCTTTGTTCTTGTCTGAAAGCTGTTACCATGTGTATTTggtcgttctattagagtatttgagtcaCTGTTCTTTCATAGAGGTTATCAATTTTTAGTAGGTTTTTGGCCACACTCAAATCTTAGATGTATAGAAGTGGAAAAAGATCTGGCTATTATTAATAAGCATTTTGTTGAACTGAAATACTGACATATA
This portion of the Dysidea avara chromosome 12, odDysAvar1.4, whole genome shotgun sequence genome encodes:
- the LOC136240641 gene encoding pyridoxine/pyridoxamine 5'-phosphate oxidase-like; this encodes MDATDTSISTGYPDFTKDDLVSQDDPYPQFHHWFKQAVECDAIPIPNSMALATCTASAIPSVRMVLMTEMGPNGLVFCTDQYSRKGRELEENPNASVVFYWKPLDRQIRVEGKIRKLSDEESTRYFKTESRPLQVLVASVERQSVVIENKTVLKQEYEKTQQKYADESVPIPKPPNWMGYVIEPSCFEFLQAHTNCLQDRIVFVRQSDSTWTVQRLTP